Proteins encoded by one window of Kribbella italica:
- a CDS encoding MFS transporter → MSVEQARRVRIGYALGSVATGSFGTVPGLLLLPYLTDTLGIAAGAAGAIVLLPKALDVLLNPVAGRISDHHQSPLGPRRPFLLRGGLGLAICFALLFAAPDLGSKTLNATWVLLGFLACATSYAFFQVPYVAMPAEITDDYAERTRLMSWRVAFLTLAILISGGASPAIRDAIGGRDGYRVMGLTVAVLLALGTIGAYVGTRRAPIGRPQETTGTLRDQLRLVARVADFRWLLITLMLQALAIGSMLAGIDYLARYVLRDPGAATIGFVCVVGPALLVSPLWLAFGQRFGKRAGFLAASGVLGLGALALSSAQHVPTWCVYVATGIVGIGFTGAQVFPLAMLPDVAAVDSARSGVRRAGVFTGVWTAGETLGLALGPGLYALVLALGGYVSSTDRSAVQPDSAVTAIVVGLSLVPAVLIALSFFSLTRYRLTADEVLEAR, encoded by the coding sequence ATGTCAGTTGAGCAGGCACGACGAGTGCGGATCGGCTATGCCCTGGGCTCGGTCGCGACCGGGTCCTTCGGCACGGTTCCGGGTCTGCTGCTGCTCCCCTACCTGACCGACACCCTCGGCATCGCCGCCGGAGCGGCCGGCGCGATCGTGCTGCTGCCGAAGGCGCTCGACGTCCTGCTCAACCCGGTCGCCGGCCGGATCAGCGACCACCACCAGTCGCCGCTCGGTCCGCGGCGCCCGTTCCTGCTGCGCGGCGGCCTCGGGCTGGCGATCTGCTTCGCGCTGCTCTTCGCGGCACCCGACCTCGGCTCGAAGACACTGAACGCGACCTGGGTGCTGCTCGGGTTCCTCGCCTGCGCGACGTCGTACGCGTTCTTCCAGGTCCCGTACGTCGCGATGCCCGCCGAGATCACCGACGACTACGCCGAACGCACCCGCCTGATGTCGTGGCGGGTCGCGTTCCTGACACTCGCCATCCTGATCAGCGGCGGCGCCTCTCCCGCGATCCGCGACGCCATCGGCGGCCGCGACGGGTACCGGGTGATGGGCCTGACCGTCGCCGTCCTGCTCGCCCTCGGCACCATCGGCGCGTACGTCGGCACGCGGCGCGCCCCGATCGGCCGGCCGCAGGAGACCACCGGCACACTGCGCGACCAGCTCCGGCTCGTCGCCCGCGTCGCCGACTTCCGCTGGCTGCTGATCACGCTGATGCTGCAGGCGCTGGCGATCGGATCGATGCTGGCCGGGATCGATTACCTCGCGCGGTACGTGCTGCGCGACCCCGGCGCGGCGACGATCGGCTTCGTCTGCGTGGTCGGTCCGGCGTTGCTGGTCAGTCCGTTGTGGCTGGCCTTCGGTCAACGCTTCGGCAAGCGCGCCGGGTTCCTGGCCGCGTCCGGCGTACTCGGGCTGGGCGCTTTGGCGTTGTCGAGCGCGCAGCACGTGCCGACGTGGTGCGTGTACGTCGCGACCGGCATCGTCGGGATCGGGTTCACGGGTGCGCAGGTGTTCCCGCTGGCGATGCTGCCCGACGTGGCCGCGGTCGATTCCGCGCGCAGCGGCGTACGGCGGGCCGGTGTGTTCACCGGGGTCTGGACGGCCGGCGAAACTCTTGGGCTGGCGCTCGGGCCTGGGCTCTATGCGCTGGTGCTCGCGCTGGGTGGGTACGTGTCGTCGACCGACCGGTCCGCAGTCCAGCCAGATTCCGCGGTGACCGCGATCGTCGTGGGTTTGTCGCTGGTGCCCGCCGTACTGATCGCTCTGAGCTTCTTCTCGTTGACCCGCTACCGGCTGACCGCCGACGAAGTCCTGGAGGCCCGATGA
- a CDS encoding pyridoxal phosphate-dependent decarboxylase family protein codes for MTNVLARLRALQEGDLPTHGGSTLAYVYDSGLAEADEIGRAALAQYGATNGLDPTVFPSLRTLENDLVGWAARLLNGETAVGTVTSGGTESVLLAVQAARDAANSPTPNMVIPSTAHAAFHKAAHYFKVPAVVVDVDPVTFTPDPADIAAAIDDNTVLVVASAPSYAHGVVDPVREIAAIAADRGVRCHVDACIGGWILPYVRLDGIEVPDFDFAVPGVTSISVDLHKYAYTPKGASILLHRDASLRKAQFFASAAWPGYTMLNSTMQSTKSGAPLAAAWAVIHHIGDQGYQRLARTAHDATLDLAKRIDAIDGLTLVATPATTLVAVRTDARSDVFTLADEMTTQGWFVQPQLSFRDQPPSLHLTVSAATALRLDELVDALTAATRSAQQLGPAHVSPDLAAAATTLDPTTLDDAAFDGLLTIAGLADTAATGTLPTRMAPINALLDVAPPPLREALLTAFLDHLMRPA; via the coding sequence ATGACCAACGTCCTCGCCCGGCTGCGCGCGTTGCAGGAAGGCGACCTGCCGACGCACGGCGGGAGCACGCTCGCCTACGTCTACGACTCCGGCCTGGCCGAGGCCGACGAGATCGGCCGCGCCGCGCTCGCACAGTACGGCGCGACGAACGGGCTCGATCCCACGGTCTTCCCGAGCCTGCGCACGCTGGAGAACGACCTGGTCGGCTGGGCGGCACGCCTGCTGAACGGCGAGACCGCCGTCGGCACGGTCACCTCCGGCGGCACCGAGTCAGTCCTGCTCGCGGTCCAGGCAGCTCGCGATGCCGCCAACTCGCCGACCCCCAACATGGTGATCCCTTCGACCGCCCATGCTGCTTTCCACAAAGCTGCCCACTACTTCAAGGTCCCTGCCGTCGTGGTCGACGTCGATCCAGTCACCTTCACCCCTGACCCCGCCGACATCGCCGCGGCCATCGACGACAACACCGTCCTCGTCGTCGCCAGCGCCCCGTCGTACGCGCACGGCGTCGTCGACCCCGTCCGGGAGATCGCCGCCATCGCCGCCGACCGCGGCGTCCGCTGCCACGTCGACGCCTGCATCGGCGGCTGGATCCTTCCGTACGTGCGTCTCGACGGCATCGAGGTGCCGGACTTCGACTTCGCCGTCCCCGGCGTCACCAGCATCTCGGTCGACCTCCACAAGTACGCCTACACGCCCAAGGGCGCGTCCATCCTCCTCCACCGCGATGCTTCCCTGCGCAAGGCGCAGTTCTTCGCCAGCGCCGCCTGGCCCGGCTACACGATGCTCAACTCGACGATGCAGTCCACCAAGTCCGGCGCTCCCCTCGCCGCCGCCTGGGCCGTCATTCACCACATCGGCGACCAGGGCTACCAACGCCTCGCCCGCACCGCCCACGACGCGACCCTGGACCTGGCCAAGCGCATCGATGCCATCGACGGCCTCACTCTCGTCGCCACCCCAGCCACCACCCTCGTAGCCGTCCGCACCGACGCTCGCTCCGACGTCTTCACCCTCGCCGACGAAATGACCACCCAAGGCTGGTTCGTCCAACCCCAGCTCAGCTTCCGCGACCAGCCCCCGTCCCTCCACCTCACCGTCAGCGCCGCCACAGCCCTCCGCCTGGACGAACTGGTAGACGCCTTGACCGCAGCAACCCGATCCGCCCAACAACTCGGCCCCGCCCACGTCTCCCCGGACCTGGCCGCAGCAGCCACCACCCTGGACCCCACAACCCTCGACGACGCCGCCTTCGACGGCCTCCTCACCATCGCCGGCCTAGCCGACACGGCCGCCACCGGCACCCTCCCCACCCGCATGGCCCCCATCAACGCCCTCCTAGACGTAGCACCCCCACCCCTCCGAGAAGCCCTCCTCACCGCCTTCCTCGACCACCTCATGCGCCCGGCGTGA
- a CDS encoding Dyp-type peroxidase, with the protein MVTEPTASTSALPQSVLMPLTGSAIFLVVRIEPNGEETARDLLERVAGLTRSVGFRVPSGNLSCVTSIGSDAWDRLFSGPKPRALHPFIELDGGKHKAVSTPGDLLFHIRAAHLDQCFELAQQIMKVLDGAATVVDEVHGFKYFEMRDLLGFVDGTENPSGRDAEDAVVIGSEDPDFAGSSYVIVQKYLHDMKAWNALTVEQQELAIGRTKLEDIELDDDAKPSNAHIALNVIEDEDGNELKILRDNMPFGSIGEQEFGTYFIGYAKDPAVTELMLRRMFLGEPDGNYDRILDFSTAVTGTLFFTPSADFLDDLPKLP; encoded by the coding sequence ATGGTGACCGAACCGACCGCCTCGACGAGCGCGCTGCCGCAGTCGGTGCTGATGCCGTTGACCGGTTCGGCGATCTTTCTCGTCGTCCGCATCGAGCCCAACGGCGAGGAGACAGCGCGCGACCTGCTGGAGCGGGTCGCCGGCCTGACCCGTTCGGTCGGCTTCCGCGTACCGTCCGGCAACCTGTCCTGCGTCACCAGCATCGGCTCCGACGCCTGGGACCGCCTCTTCAGCGGACCGAAGCCCCGCGCCTTGCACCCGTTCATCGAGCTCGACGGCGGCAAGCACAAAGCCGTGTCCACACCGGGCGACCTCCTCTTCCACATCCGCGCCGCACACCTCGACCAGTGCTTCGAGCTGGCACAGCAGATCATGAAGGTGCTCGACGGCGCCGCCACGGTCGTCGACGAGGTCCACGGCTTCAAGTACTTCGAGATGCGCGACCTACTCGGCTTCGTCGACGGCACCGAGAACCCCAGCGGCCGCGACGCCGAGGACGCCGTTGTCATCGGCTCCGAGGACCCGGACTTCGCTGGCAGCAGCTATGTGATCGTCCAGAAGTACCTCCACGACATGAAGGCCTGGAACGCCCTCACCGTCGAGCAGCAGGAGCTGGCCATCGGCCGCACCAAGCTCGAGGACATCGAACTCGACGACGACGCCAAACCGTCCAACGCCCACATCGCCCTCAACGTCATCGAGGACGAGGACGGCAACGAACTGAAGATCCTCCGCGACAACATGCCCTTCGGCTCGATCGGCGAGCAGGAGTTCGGCACGTACTTCATCGGCTACGCCAAGGACCCCGCCGTCACCGAACTCATGCTCCGCCGCATGTTCCTCGGCGAGCCCGACGGCAACTACGACCGTATCCTCGACTTCTCCACCGCCGTCACCGGCACCCTCTTCTTCACCCCCTCCGCCGATTTCCTCGACGATCTCCCCAAACTCCCCTGA
- a CDS encoding ATP-dependent DNA ligase, producing the protein MLLADVVATSSALSGTRSRLAKAGFIAELLAAVTDPVETEVVVTYLSGELRQRRTGVGWRTLTEVPAPATDPSLTVEEVDQAFADLSEISGTGSQARKRAAVDALFARATEAEQQFLRLLVAGELRQGALDGVMADAVAKATGIPLDKIRAATMLRGAAAPVAVAVLTEGEAGLAQFGLEVGRGVQAMLAQSATSVAEAMTKTGAPAALEWKLDGIRIQVHRNGADVVVYTRTLDDITARVPEVVAATLELKADQLVLDGELIALRADGRPEAFQVTGSRTATRAATGPETVPLTPYFFDILHLDGQDLLGLGGAERHEWLSKLVPEHRRIPRLVTDDADAGQAFFADAVKRGHEGVMVKSLTVPYEAGRRGSGWVKVKQTHTLDLVVLAAEWGHGRRTGWLSNLHLGARDETTGEFVMMGKTFKGLTDELLRWQTERFQEIEAGRDNYTVYLRPEIVVEIAFDGVQSSPRYPAGMALRFARVLRYRDDKTPSEADTVQTLQAIHQPDEAP; encoded by the coding sequence ATGTTGCTCGCCGACGTGGTTGCCACCTCCAGCGCTCTCAGCGGGACCAGGTCGCGCCTGGCGAAGGCCGGCTTCATCGCCGAGCTGCTGGCGGCTGTGACCGATCCCGTGGAGACCGAGGTCGTCGTCACCTACCTGTCCGGTGAGCTGCGCCAGCGGCGGACGGGCGTCGGTTGGCGCACGCTGACCGAGGTCCCCGCACCGGCGACCGACCCCTCGCTGACCGTCGAGGAGGTCGACCAGGCCTTCGCCGACCTCTCCGAAATCTCCGGCACCGGTTCCCAGGCCCGCAAGCGAGCAGCCGTCGACGCACTGTTCGCAAGAGCCACCGAGGCCGAGCAACAGTTCCTCAGACTCCTGGTCGCGGGTGAGCTGCGCCAAGGAGCACTCGACGGCGTGATGGCCGACGCCGTGGCAAAGGCCACCGGCATCCCTCTGGACAAGATCCGGGCGGCCACCATGCTCCGAGGCGCGGCGGCGCCCGTGGCGGTCGCCGTACTGACCGAAGGCGAAGCCGGGCTCGCCCAGTTCGGCCTCGAAGTCGGCCGCGGCGTCCAGGCGATGCTCGCCCAATCAGCAACCTCCGTCGCCGAGGCGATGACGAAGACCGGCGCGCCCGCGGCGCTCGAGTGGAAGCTGGACGGCATCCGCATCCAGGTCCACCGCAACGGCGCGGACGTCGTCGTCTACACGCGCACCCTCGACGACATCACCGCCCGCGTCCCCGAGGTCGTCGCCGCGACCCTCGAGCTCAAGGCCGACCAGCTCGTGCTCGACGGCGAACTGATCGCCCTCCGCGCCGACGGCCGCCCCGAAGCGTTCCAGGTGACCGGCTCCCGTACGGCGACGCGCGCGGCGACCGGTCCCGAAACCGTGCCGCTCACGCCGTACTTCTTCGACATCCTGCACCTCGACGGACAGGACCTGCTCGGCCTCGGCGGCGCCGAGCGGCACGAGTGGCTGAGCAAACTCGTCCCCGAGCACCGGCGGATCCCCCGGCTGGTCACCGACGACGCCGACGCGGGACAGGCGTTCTTCGCCGACGCGGTGAAGCGCGGGCACGAAGGTGTGATGGTCAAGTCCCTCACGGTCCCGTACGAGGCGGGCCGGCGCGGTTCGGGCTGGGTGAAGGTCAAGCAAACCCACACCCTCGACCTGGTCGTCCTCGCCGCCGAGTGGGGCCACGGCCGCCGTACCGGTTGGCTGTCGAACCTCCACCTCGGCGCCCGCGACGAGACCACCGGCGAGTTCGTGATGATGGGCAAGACCTTCAAGGGCCTGACCGACGAACTCCTGCGCTGGCAGACCGAACGCTTCCAGGAGATCGAAGCCGGCCGCGACAACTACACGGTGTACCTGCGCCCGGAGATCGTCGTCGAGATCGCCTTCGACGGCGTCCAGTCGTCGCCACGCTATCCAGCCGGCATGGCCCTACGCTTCGCCCGCGTCCTGCGCTACCGCGACGACAAGACCCCGTCCGAAGCCGACACTGTCCAGACCCTGCAAGCCATCCACCAACCAGACGAGGCTCCATGA
- a CDS encoding methyltransferase domain-containing protein: MTQKDAASHDATDPSTANTADARTTNSADVGTANSANGGTTNSANAGTANAGTANSADAGTTNSANAGTATSANADTADSPDAGTTNSADAGTANSADADTATSPDSAAAANQDPDVASRHLAHKALEADDPTGWFEELYSAAADGRAVVPWDRGMAHPLLVDWISTAQPDGAGKRALIVGAGTGWDAELIADLGYDTIAFDISPTAVEAAQQAHPDSKAHYQVADLLDPPADWHRAFDLVIEIFTVQALPIAIQPAATHQVGEQVRAGGTMIVIAFAREDDVPDETLEGPPWPLTRASIDAFAKDDLRLIQLDRAPSPTDPNTYRWRAEYLRD, encoded by the coding sequence ATGACGCAGAAGGACGCCGCTTCCCACGACGCGACGGACCCCAGCACGGCAAACACGGCAGACGCCCGTACGACGAACTCGGCGGACGTCGGCACGGCCAACTCGGCGAACGGCGGCACGACGAACTCAGCGAACGCCGGCACGGCCAACGCCGGCACGGCCAACTCGGCGGACGCCGGTACGACGAACTCGGCGAACGCCGGCACCGCGACCTCGGCGAACGCCGACACGGCCGACTCGCCAGACGCCGGTACGACGAACTCGGCAGACGCCGGCACGGCCAACTCGGCAGACGCCGACACGGCGACGTCGCCGGACTCCGCAGCCGCCGCCAACCAGGACCCTGACGTCGCCTCGCGTCACCTGGCGCACAAGGCGCTTGAAGCCGACGACCCAACCGGCTGGTTCGAGGAGCTGTACTCCGCCGCCGCGGACGGCCGCGCCGTCGTTCCATGGGATCGCGGCATGGCGCACCCCCTCCTCGTCGACTGGATCTCGACCGCCCAGCCCGACGGCGCAGGCAAGCGCGCACTCATCGTAGGCGCAGGCACAGGCTGGGACGCCGAACTGATCGCCGACCTCGGCTACGACACGATCGCCTTCGACATCTCCCCCACCGCGGTCGAGGCCGCCCAGCAGGCCCACCCCGATTCCAAGGCGCACTACCAAGTCGCCGACCTGCTCGACCCACCCGCCGACTGGCACCGCGCGTTCGACCTGGTCATCGAGATCTTCACCGTCCAGGCCCTCCCGATCGCGATCCAACCGGCGGCCACCCACCAGGTCGGCGAACAGGTCCGCGCCGGCGGCACCATGATCGTCATCGCCTTCGCCCGCGAGGACGACGTCCCCGACGAAACTCTCGAAGGCCCACCCTGGCCCCTCACCCGAGCCTCCATCGACGCCTTCGCCAAGGACGACCTCCGCCTGATCCAACTCGACCGAGCCCCCAGCCCCACCGACCCCAACACCTACCGCTGGCGAGCCGAGTACCTCCGCGACTAA
- a CDS encoding GNAT family N-acetyltransferase codes for MTVNWSSAYEPFDGMPEIQDFIVLPAYRRRGIGGSLMDAAEALVAERSDVVGLGVGLYPDYGTAQRMYVRRGYLPDGRGVIYDHRQVPPGELVRLDDDAVLMFTKSLL; via the coding sequence GTGACGGTCAACTGGAGTTCGGCGTACGAACCGTTCGACGGCATGCCGGAGATCCAGGACTTCATCGTGCTCCCGGCGTACCGACGGCGTGGGATCGGCGGCAGCTTGATGGACGCCGCGGAGGCGCTCGTCGCCGAGCGGTCGGACGTCGTCGGTTTGGGGGTCGGGCTCTACCCGGACTACGGCACCGCGCAGCGCATGTACGTCCGTCGCGGCTACCTGCCGGACGGCCGCGGTGTCATCTACGACCATCGCCAAGTACCGCCCGGTGAGTTGGTCCGGCTCGATGACGACGCCGTGCTCATGTTCACGAAATCACTCCTCTGA
- a CDS encoding helix-turn-helix domain-containing protein has protein sequence MAGRNEPGPTALRIMLGAHLRRLRERAGMSRADAGWAIRGSESKISRLELGRVGFKERDVLDLLTLYDVRDEPERDRLVQLARDANSPGWWHQYGDVTPDWFDAYLGLEAAAELIRTYEIQFVPGLLQIPEYTRAVAKLTPAADRSDEEIEQLVALRRTRQVMFDREPPLRFWAIVEESALQRPIGGPDVQRAQLNALLEAIKRPNITLQIIPTASAGHAASGGAFSVLRFPKPDLPDVVYLEHFTSALYLEKRDDVDAYTKILDTLAVSIPPPQETPALLRTLLRKVRRQTKPT, from the coding sequence ATGGCCGGCCGAAACGAGCCGGGGCCGACGGCCCTGCGCATCATGCTGGGCGCGCACCTGCGACGACTGCGGGAGCGCGCCGGGATGAGTCGCGCCGACGCCGGCTGGGCGATCCGCGGTTCGGAGTCGAAGATCAGCCGGCTCGAGCTCGGCCGCGTCGGGTTCAAGGAACGCGACGTGCTCGACCTGCTCACGCTGTACGACGTACGCGACGAGCCCGAGCGCGATCGCCTTGTCCAGCTCGCCCGCGACGCGAACTCCCCGGGCTGGTGGCACCAGTACGGCGACGTCACGCCGGACTGGTTCGACGCCTATCTCGGACTGGAGGCCGCGGCGGAACTGATCCGCACGTACGAGATCCAGTTCGTGCCGGGACTGCTGCAGATCCCGGAGTACACCCGAGCTGTCGCGAAGCTGACCCCCGCCGCCGACCGGTCCGACGAGGAGATCGAGCAGCTCGTCGCGCTCCGCCGGACGCGGCAGGTGATGTTCGACCGGGAGCCGCCGCTCAGATTCTGGGCGATCGTCGAGGAATCCGCTCTCCAGCGCCCGATCGGCGGACCCGACGTGCAGCGCGCGCAGCTGAACGCCTTGCTCGAGGCGATCAAACGCCCGAACATCACGCTCCAGATCATCCCGACAGCGAGCGCCGGTCACGCCGCGTCGGGCGGAGCCTTCAGCGTGCTGCGCTTCCCGAAGCCCGACCTGCCGGACGTCGTCTACCTGGAGCACTTCACCAGCGCCCTGTACCTGGAGAAGCGCGACGACGTCGACGCGTACACGAAGATCCTCGACACGCTGGCGGTCAGCATTCCGCCACCTCAGGAGACTCCGGCGCTGCTGAGAACCCTTCTCCGCAAGGTCCGCCGTCAGACCAAGCCGACCTGA
- a CDS encoding TetR/AcrR family transcriptional regulator has translation MVRWEPGAAERLRVAAMALYAEQGYDGTTVAQIADRAGVTARTFFRHFADKREVLFAGSESLEQVMVEALVSAPASAGPMEAVAAGVLAAGEAFAGRRDFSRQRYEVVSATPELREREFIKMASLVTAFSAALRERGVAPARALLAAETGITVFRVAFERWVEGAEEDPVAVIRETLTELTELTS, from the coding sequence ATGGTGCGTTGGGAGCCGGGTGCGGCGGAGCGGCTGCGCGTCGCGGCGATGGCGCTGTACGCCGAGCAGGGGTACGACGGGACGACGGTCGCGCAGATCGCCGACCGGGCCGGCGTGACCGCGCGGACGTTCTTCCGGCATTTCGCGGACAAGCGCGAGGTGCTGTTCGCGGGCTCGGAGTCGTTGGAGCAGGTGATGGTGGAGGCGCTGGTTTCGGCGCCCGCGTCGGCTGGGCCGATGGAGGCGGTCGCGGCGGGGGTGCTGGCCGCGGGGGAGGCGTTTGCCGGGCGGCGGGACTTCTCGCGGCAGCGGTACGAGGTGGTCTCGGCGACGCCGGAGCTTCGGGAGCGCGAGTTCATCAAGATGGCTTCGCTGGTCACGGCGTTCAGCGCGGCGCTGCGGGAGCGCGGCGTCGCGCCGGCTCGGGCGTTGCTGGCGGCCGAGACGGGCATCACGGTTTTCCGGGTGGCCTTTGAGCGCTGGGTGGAGGGCGCGGAGGAGGACCCAGTCGCGGTCATCCGCGAGACACTGACGGAGCTGACTGAGCTGACGAGCTAA
- a CDS encoding SDR family oxidoreductase, producing MRVFITGATGHLGSALVPELLQHDHEVIGLARSDDSADRLTKWGADVVRGELGDLDTISSTAAAADGVIHLAFRHDAMQVGDMTGAADSDLAAIRAIAETLEGTGKPFVGTSGTGLVAAAGLDHPGTEDDTLAGGYRIDAENFVVDLAAKGIRSSVVRLPIVHGPLDTGFLTSLVEFARRNGFSAYIGDGTNRWSSVHTNDAARLYRLALEKAPAGSRLHAVHDGGVALRQIAEAIGRGLDLPARSITADQAPEYVGYLAHFAAIDNPTTATRTRELLDWQPTEIGLLEDLALGHYFRQG from the coding sequence ATGCGCGTCTTCATCACCGGAGCGACCGGCCACCTCGGCTCCGCCCTGGTCCCCGAACTCCTGCAGCACGACCACGAGGTCATCGGCCTGGCCCGCTCCGACGACTCCGCCGACCGCCTCACCAAGTGGGGCGCCGACGTCGTCCGCGGCGAGCTGGGCGACCTCGACACGATCAGCTCCACCGCCGCAGCGGCCGACGGCGTGATCCACCTGGCCTTCCGCCACGACGCCATGCAGGTCGGCGACATGACCGGCGCCGCCGACTCCGACCTCGCCGCCATCCGAGCGATCGCCGAGACCCTCGAAGGCACCGGCAAACCATTCGTCGGTACGTCGGGCACCGGCCTGGTCGCCGCCGCCGGCCTCGACCACCCCGGCACCGAGGACGACACCCTCGCCGGCGGTTACCGCATCGACGCGGAGAACTTCGTCGTCGACCTGGCCGCCAAAGGCATCCGCTCGTCGGTCGTCCGCCTGCCGATCGTCCACGGCCCGCTCGACACCGGCTTCCTCACCTCGCTGGTCGAGTTCGCCCGCCGCAACGGCTTCTCGGCGTACATCGGCGACGGCACCAACCGCTGGTCGTCGGTCCACACGAACGACGCGGCTCGCCTCTACCGCCTCGCTCTGGAGAAGGCCCCGGCCGGTTCCCGCCTGCACGCCGTCCACGACGGAGGCGTCGCGCTCCGCCAGATCGCCGAGGCGATCGGCCGCGGACTCGATCTCCCGGCCCGCTCGATCACGGCGGACCAGGCACCCGAGTACGTCGGGTACCTGGCCCACTTCGCCGCCATCGACAACCCCACCACCGCGACCCGCACCCGCGAGCTGCTCGACTGGCAGCCCACCGAGATCGGCCTGCTCGAAGACCTTGCCCTAGGCCACTACTTCCGGCAGGGCTAG
- a CDS encoding Gfo/Idh/MocA family protein, with protein sequence MPEIKVGLIGAGGIAGAHIRGYREHAARIGVTAVADVVPEAVAARAEELGATPYADYRQMLEAEELDAVDICLPHHLHRDAIVAAAEAGKHILCEKPLCLTAAEAADVRAAVSAAGVTLMCAHNQLFLPAVAKAKELLDAGTIGTVFEVRTTDSFYNDFDPSTMGWRASAATSGGGELIDTGYHPTYLLLHLAGGKPVEATAMLSTHRLKFMEGEDSAQVLVRFDNGVVGQLVTSWAYQPAAVTERFSVVGSEGALHSDGNSLTIRPRSGEVETIELEPVDGFVAEIGHFADSLLGKTRPLHTEEEGIAVLGILLAAYEGARTKTIAPVLS encoded by the coding sequence ATGCCGGAGATCAAGGTCGGACTGATCGGCGCGGGCGGGATCGCGGGCGCGCACATCCGGGGTTACCGCGAGCACGCCGCGCGAATCGGTGTCACCGCGGTGGCCGACGTCGTCCCAGAGGCTGTGGCTGCGCGGGCCGAGGAGCTGGGCGCCACGCCGTACGCGGACTATCGGCAGATGCTCGAAGCCGAGGAGCTCGACGCGGTGGACATCTGTCTGCCGCATCATCTGCACCGCGACGCGATCGTCGCCGCGGCCGAGGCGGGCAAGCACATCCTGTGCGAGAAGCCGTTGTGCTTGACGGCGGCCGAGGCCGCGGACGTCCGGGCGGCGGTTTCGGCGGCCGGCGTGACGCTGATGTGTGCGCACAACCAGTTGTTCCTGCCGGCCGTTGCCAAGGCCAAGGAATTGCTGGACGCCGGCACGATCGGGACCGTGTTCGAGGTGCGTACGACGGACAGCTTCTACAACGACTTCGATCCGTCGACGATGGGATGGCGGGCGAGCGCTGCGACGAGTGGCGGTGGCGAGCTGATCGACACCGGCTACCACCCGACGTACCTGCTGCTGCACCTGGCGGGTGGCAAGCCGGTCGAGGCGACGGCGATGCTGTCGACGCACCGGCTGAAGTTCATGGAGGGTGAGGACTCCGCGCAGGTGCTGGTGCGGTTCGACAACGGCGTCGTCGGTCAGCTGGTGACGAGTTGGGCGTATCAGCCGGCCGCGGTGACCGAGCGGTTCTCGGTCGTCGGGTCGGAGGGTGCGTTGCACAGCGACGGGAACTCGTTGACGATCCGGCCGCGGTCCGGTGAGGTCGAGACGATCGAGCTCGAGCCGGTCGACGGGTTCGTCGCCGAGATCGGGCACTTCGCCGACTCGCTGCTGGGGAAGACGCGGCCGCTGCACACGGAGGAAGAGGGGATCGCCGTGCTCGGGATCCTGCTGGCGGCGTACGAGGGCGCTCGCACGAAGACGATCGCCCCCGTACTGAGCTAG